A segment of the Nitrosospira briensis C-128 genome:
ATGACCCACGGTTGTGGCGAATGCCGCGTAATTCATGATCGAATCGAGATCGAGAACTTTGCCAAGTTCCGATGGGCTGGCGGCGGCATCCACGCGTGCCTTGAGGCCATCGGCTCCATTAATGTGAGCGAGGGCCTTCAGCAGGTCTTCCGCATTTGCCTCGTCGATCTTTTTCCCATCCATATATTCAGGTTCGAGGCAGGGATAGGTAAAGCCCTCATTTCCGTTGCCGACCTTGAGTGCGCAGCCATGCGCCATTGAGAAGAAGGTAGGTTTCTCGTCGTCGTAACGCATTTTGAAGAAACCCTTGTCGAGTGGTTCGGCGATAAGGTAGGCGCGAACAAAGCGGTTATTGCAGACATTATCCGCGTCGTTGGTGCAGAACTGGAACTCGACGAGCGCGTAGGCGGTACGGTAAGCGGGGGGCCCTCGAAGCGTGGTTCTGGCGGTGTCCTCCGTCTTGGCGCCGGCCCACGTTGCGACGAATTCGCGTGCCAGCATACCGTTACCGCTGTCGTGCTCGCTGCTCGAGTCGTTGTAGCTGCGGCGCAGGCTCAACTCTTCGAGGCCATGCAAGGTACGGGCCTTGATTGCTGCGCCGGTCTGCTCGTCGTAATTGACCTCGTGCCAGTCCTCGCTTCCTTGCCGGGTATAAACACCCTTTGCCTTGTCGAAGGAAACGCTGAACTGCAATCGCGGAATGCAGCGCGAACTGTTGCCGCGCACCTTGATAGCGACATTACTCATGGTAACGTCATTGAATGTAAAGTCGCGCGCATGAGCCCATTTGACATTGGCGGCCTTACGGCATCCATTGTTCTTCTCGTCTTCGTGAAGCCGGTTCCAGACAGCCTGGTTCATGCGGATGGAAATCTTGTGCACTTCTCCGTTGAATAACCTGCTTTCGGTAAGCGCCCATAGATCGTTACCCGATGGCTCCGGCGACCCCGTTTCTGCGGCAGGCTGTACGGTGGACTGCGCACCGCGCTTTAGCGGTTTTTGTGCGAAGGAGGGATCGACATCGAAGAAAAGGCTGAGGCAAACCGTAATGCAGCAAGCTGACAAAATCCATTTCTTGTCCATTAAAACCTCGGCTCCCGGGTGTACTTCAGTCCAATAGGCAACCTGCCGAAAGCCGGTAAGATTGCACCTCGGGAGAATAACCTGACTTCTCCTCCAGGCAGCGGTGCCTGTAGCCCGGCAGCGGCGATCCCGTGCCGGGCTGTTTTCTGTCGATATTGCAAGGTGGACCGTTCAGCCTGCGCGAAAACATGCACATCTTTAAGTCGCAGGATTGCTGGCCATGCTGCGCTAACGCGAATAACGTAAATGCGATCGACACAAGCCTCACCAGCGATCAAGGTTATAACTCAGCCTGAAAAACAGCGTCACCGTCCTCTTGACCAAGCTGGAATCAAAAGCAGCTTCGGGTTGCCGTGGTACAGCGCGGCACTTTCCCGATTTCCTTCAAGTCCGACAGGCTGCTAGGGCTCCAGTCTGGCATCCATCGTGATCTTTGCCTTCAGGAGCTTGGATACGGGGCATCCAATTTTGGCCTTGTTGGCAATCTCCTCAAACTGCGCTTTATCCACGCCGGGAATTTTTGCCGAGACGGTAAGATGGCTTGCGGTGATTTCGAATCCTTCCCCTGCCTTGTCGAGCGTAACCTCTGCGTGCGTTTCGATCTTCTCCGGTGTCAGGCCCGCCTCGCCGAGCATTAACGAAAGCGCCATTGAAAAACAACCGGCGTGCGCAGCGCCGATCAGCTCTTCGGGATTGGTGCCTTTACCATTTTCGAATCTGGATTTGAAACCATAAGGCGCTTCCTTGAGTACGCCGGTTTCGGTGGAAATGGTACCGCCTCCATCCTTGATGCCGCCTTTCCAGACTGCCCATGCTTTCTTGGTTGTCATAATCGCTCCTCATATGGTAAGAAAGGTTGCTTGCGGGAAAATCCTGAATCCGGCAGTTGACCGCTCATTTGTCAACCAAGCGCAATAACGGGAGCGGATTTTTCGTTTTCCTTGAGCTTCACCTGGTCCAACAGCCGGATTCAGGATAAATGGCCAATGATCGATTTGTGGAAAAAACGACCACATTGCATCATGGATCTCTGTTCGTCTGTTCGGTACCTCACCGATGAGCGAATAAAGCGAAGAGGATTTTTTAAGTAATCGACGGGAAAAGCCATACTCCGCCAGAAACTATGGCAGGGATGCGGGTTTCGCACCGAGCACGGTGGTTTTCTACCGGGAATCCGGGTCGGGTCGCCCATTCCATAATATCGCTACGCCAATAATAGCCGATAAAATCGAGCCCACGAAAATCGCGATCTTGACGGCAGCATAATCGCCTTCCTGGGGAAAAGCCTGGCTTGCTATGAATAGAGACATGGTAAAGCCGATTCCGGCCAGCGCGCCGGCGCCGGCCAATTGCCGCCAGGAGTAATTGGCCGGCTTGGCTGCGATACCCAGCCATACTGTGGCAGCGGTGGCGGCAATAAACCCGAGCGGCTTGCCGATCACCAGCGCCATGGCCGTACCCATCATCAATGGCAAGTGGCCGCTGAATACATC
Coding sequences within it:
- a CDS encoding CotH kinase family protein, with the translated sequence MDKKWILSACCITVCLSLFFDVDPSFAQKPLKRGAQSTVQPAAETGSPEPSGNDLWALTESRLFNGEVHKISIRMNQAVWNRLHEDEKNNGCRKAANVKWAHARDFTFNDVTMSNVAIKVRGNSSRCIPRLQFSVSFDKAKGVYTRQGSEDWHEVNYDEQTGAAIKARTLHGLEELSLRRSYNDSSSEHDSGNGMLAREFVATWAGAKTEDTARTTLRGPPAYRTAYALVEFQFCTNDADNVCNNRFVRAYLIAEPLDKGFFKMRYDDEKPTFFSMAHGCALKVGNGNEGFTYPCLEPEYMDGKKIDEANAEDLLKALAHINGADGLKARVDAAASPSELGKVLDLDSIMNYAAFATTVGHWDSAYGNFNNDILYFHAPSGKWKLVVWDVDNTFDYDGPGGTARSYSYAEVANAPRILFDKLFGTPELDAKFRKRLGDYLTTLYGSNGSDSLLKNKIIDVRDRYIIKTNDELPSGEQQNIQRAQEMIDYAKQRLRVLRNQPRATRSEGRNQMEIRE
- a CDS encoding OsmC family protein, producing the protein MTTKKAWAVWKGGIKDGGGTISTETGVLKEAPYGFKSRFENGKGTNPEELIGAAHAGCFSMALSLMLGEAGLTPEKIETHAEVTLDKAGEGFEITASHLTVSAKIPGVDKAQFEEIANKAKIGCPVSKLLKAKITMDARLEP